The following coding sequences lie in one Stigmatella aurantiaca genomic window:
- a CDS encoding zf-TFIIB domain-containing protein yields MSSCPFCYGTLLPTFTHGLPREKCGRCAALWFEGEGLETVMGASATRALLAKAQGKHGECKDCDTPLTAQEPRCPECGRDAPSCPKCGIAPLSVTHIRGVEVDVCVRCHGMALDTGELEQLLERAGDEPAPPPAASPVRKKDTLRCASCQRTLRPEHAFASGSKLYCGSCAPEEASPYDAEMASHTSRDGDQPAASTDPVSRALGWLFSHING; encoded by the coding sequence ATGAGTTCCTGCCCCTTCTGCTACGGGACGCTGCTGCCGACCTTCACCCACGGGCTTCCGCGGGAGAAGTGCGGCCGGTGCGCCGCGCTCTGGTTCGAGGGCGAGGGGCTGGAGACGGTGATGGGCGCCTCCGCCACGCGCGCGCTCCTGGCGAAGGCCCAGGGCAAGCATGGGGAGTGCAAGGACTGCGACACGCCCCTGACGGCCCAGGAGCCCCGGTGCCCGGAGTGTGGCCGGGACGCGCCGAGCTGTCCCAAGTGCGGCATCGCCCCGCTGTCGGTGACGCACATCCGGGGCGTGGAAGTGGACGTCTGCGTCCGCTGCCACGGCATGGCGCTGGACACCGGTGAGTTGGAGCAGTTGCTGGAGCGGGCCGGAGACGAGCCTGCCCCCCCTCCTGCGGCATCCCCGGTCCGGAAGAAGGACACGCTGCGCTGTGCCTCCTGCCAGCGGACCCTCCGGCCCGAACATGCCTTCGCCTCGGGCAGCAAGCTCTATTGCGGAAGCTGTGCACCCGAGGAGGCTTCGCCCTACGACGCCGAAATGGCGTCTCACACCTCCCGGGACGGAGACCAGCCCGCCGCGTCAACGGATCCAGTTTCGCGCGCACTGGGCTGGCTCTTCTCGCATATCAACGGCTGA
- a CDS encoding DUF2721 domain-containing protein — MELTLTTPGLLFPTVSLLLLAYTNRFLALAALSRTMHAQYKANPDALLLPQIENLKVRVRLIRDMQFLGVSSLFLCVVCMLLLFAGMGRAGEAVFAGSLLLLLASLALSIWEIQISIRALQIQLGDLEPRKP; from the coding sequence ATGGAACTGACGCTCACCACGCCCGGCCTGCTCTTCCCGACCGTGTCGTTGTTGCTGCTGGCGTACACCAACAGGTTCCTGGCTCTCGCCGCGCTGAGCCGGACGATGCACGCGCAATACAAGGCGAATCCCGATGCCTTGCTGCTGCCTCAGATCGAGAACCTGAAGGTCCGGGTCCGGTTGATCCGCGACATGCAGTTCCTGGGCGTCTCCAGCCTGTTTCTGTGCGTGGTGTGCATGCTCTTGCTCTTCGCGGGCATGGGCCGCGCCGGAGAGGCGGTCTTCGCTGGGAGCTTGCTGCTGCTCCTGGCATCCCTGGCCCTGTCCATCTGGGAGATTCAGATCTCCATCCGGGCGCTGCAAATCCAACTTGGTGATCTGGAGCCCCGAAAGCCGTGA
- a CDS encoding DUF6310 domain-containing protein, giving the protein MGIGVCALVAPEIIVGAVIITGVVVVAAAIQDELDSPTSKGVHPGETEPGLQAKPAPHALLANKRRPQSEPSGQGWPPLTPPGPTERARAPDCIPRPVPHLGGDALHNTCADRVPQNAFPGSDVLVNGKNFDALQLRARVLWEVKTDNFATYTADLQDIVIDKQAVELKRERELARACGFDFRVGVRSPLHQSALLEVEPDLDITVMDWC; this is encoded by the coding sequence ATGGGAATCGGTGTCTGCGCCCTGGTGGCACCCGAGATCATCGTGGGGGCGGTCATCATCACCGGTGTGGTGGTGGTAGCAGCCGCCATCCAAGACGAACTGGACAGTCCTACCTCGAAGGGGGTCCATCCCGGGGAGACTGAGCCTGGGCTGCAAGCGAAGCCCGCTCCACACGCGCTCCTGGCCAACAAACGAAGGCCCCAATCGGAGCCCTCTGGACAAGGATGGCCTCCGCTCACCCCACCTGGACCTACGGAGCGGGCAAGAGCCCCTGATTGCATCCCTCGGCCAGTGCCACACTTGGGCGGTGACGCCTTGCACAATACCTGTGCCGATAGGGTTCCGCAGAATGCCTTTCCCGGCTCGGACGTGCTCGTCAATGGCAAGAACTTCGATGCGCTTCAACTGCGCGCACGTGTTCTATGGGAAGTCAAAACTGACAACTTCGCGACGTACACAGCCGACCTTCAAGACATCGTGATCGATAAACAAGCCGTGGAGTTGAAGCGTGAGCGCGAACTTGCCAGAGCTTGTGGTTTCGACTTTCGCGTTGGAGTGCGCAGTCCCCTGCACCAGTCGGCCTTGCTCGAAGTGGAACCCGATCTCGACATCACTGTCATGGATTGGTGCTGA